In a genomic window of Phalacrocorax aristotelis chromosome 8, bGulAri2.1, whole genome shotgun sequence:
- the EGR1 gene encoding early growth response protein 1 codes for MAAAKAEMQLLPPLQISDPFGTFPHSPPAMDTHYPKLEEMMLLSGGGPQFLAPPGAPESAGFGAAGEPGEQHFEHLAADTFPEISLNNEKTLPETSYPNQTTRLPPITYTGRFSLEPAPNSSNTLWPEPLFSLVSGLVGMANAPPTSTPSSSSPSSSSQSPPLSCSVQASENSPIYSAAPTFPNSSSDIFPEPQSQSFPNPSGAPIQYPPPAYPTAKTNFQVPMIPDYLFPQQQGELSLVPADQKPFPALETRAQQPSLTPLSTIKAFATQTGSQELKTLNTNYQSQLIKPSRMRKYPNRPSKTPPHERPYACPVESCDRRFSRSDELTRHIRIHTGQKPFQCRICMRNFSRSDHLTTHIRTHTGEKPFACDICGRKFARSDERKRHTKIHLRQKDKKVEKAAPVSTASPIPAYSSSVTTSYPSSIATTYPSPVRTVYSSPAPSSYPSPAHTTFPSPSIATTYPSGSATFQTQVATSFSSPGVTNNFSSQVTSALSDMTSAFSPRTIEIC; via the exons ATGGCCGCGGCCAAGGCAGAGATGCAGCTCCTGCCCCCGCTGCAGATCTCCGATCCCTTCGGCACCTTCCCGCACTCGCCCCCCGCCATGGACACTCACTATCCTAAGCTGGAGGAGATGATGCTGCTCAGCGGCGGGGGCCCGCAGTTCCTTGCCCCACCCGGGGCGCCCGAAAGCGCGGGCTTCGGCGCCGCCGGGGAGCCCGGGGAGCAGCACTTCGAGCACCTCGCGGCAG ACACTTTTCCTGAGATCTCCCTGAACAACGAGAAAACCCTGCCAGAAACTAGCTATCCCAACCAAACAACGCGACTGCCACCGATAACCTACACGGGGCGCTTCTCCCTAGAGCCAGCCCCCAACAGTAGCAACACCTTATGGCCAGAGCCCCTCTTCAGCCTGGTCAGTGGGTTGGTGGGCATGGCTAATGCACCTCCCACCTCTACGCCTTCGTCATCATCACCATCCTCCTCCTCGCAGAGCCCCCCCCTGAGCTGTTCTGTCCAAGCCAGTGAGAACAGTCCAATTTATTCAGCTGCACCAACTTTTCCCAACTCCAGCTCTGATATTTTCCCTGAACCGCAGAGCCAGTCCTTTCCCAACCCCTCCGGAGCCCCCATCCAGTATCCACCTCCAGCTTATCCTACTGCTAAGACCAACTTTCAGGTGCCAATGATCCCGGATTACCTGTTCCCTCAGCAACAGGGTGAGCTCAGTCTTGTTCCAGCTGATCAAAAGCCCTTCCCAGCTCTTGAGACCAGAGCACAGCAGCCTTCCCTCACGCCGCTGTCCACTATTAAGGCGTTTGCTACTCAGACTGGCTCCCAAGAGTTGAAGACCCTCAACACTAACTATCAGTCCCAGCTGATCAAGCCCAGCAGGATGAGGAAATACCCAAACCGTCCCAGCAAGACCCCTCCTCATGAGCGACCCTATGCCTGCCCAGTGGAGTCCTGTGACCGGCGGTTTTCACGGTCCGACGAGCTAACGCGGCACATCCGCATCCACACAGGACAGAAACCTTTCCAGTGTCGCATTTGCATGCGGAACTTCAGCAGGAGCGACCACTTGACTACACACATCCGTACACACACAGGAGAGAAGCCATTTGCCTGTGACATTTGTGGCAGAAAGTTTGCCAGAAGTGATGAGAGGAAGAGACACACTAAAATCCACCTTAGGCAGAAGGATAAGAAAGTGGAAAAGGCAGCTCCAGTCTCAACTGCTTCCCCAATTCCTGCATACTCATCCTCTGTGACTACATCTTACCCTTCCTCCATTGCCACCACTTATCCCTCGCCAGTGCGCACAGTGtactcctcccctgctccctctTCCTACCCCTCCCCTGCACACACCACATTCCCATCTCCTTCTATAGCAACGACTTACCCCTCTGGCAGTGCCACTTTTCAGACGCAAGTGGCCACCTCCTTCTCATCGCCAGGGGTCACCAACAATTTCAGCTCACAGGTGACCTCAGCACTTTCAGACATGACATCAGCCTTTTCTCCAAGGACAATTGAGATTTGCTGA